In Gammaproteobacteria bacterium, the DNA window GAATACGCCGCTCAATCTGCTCCAATCGGTTGAGCCAGTCGCTTTCGAACGCCTCGGCGGGCAGCGTAGGCATCACGGTTTCCGGGTCGGTCTCCAACTCGGCTAACTGCTCGCGCAAACTCTGTTGACGCACCCGCCCCTCGCTCGACGCCAGGCGTTGCTCCTCAATTTGTCGACGTTGCGCCTCGGCCTGCCGTTCGCAACGGCTGCGCGCCTGCTCACCTGCCGTCAGTTCAGCATCTTGGGCCTCCAGGCGTTGCCGCGCATCGGTTAATTCCCCTTCCACCGCCAGCCGGGTCTCCAGCCAGTCCGCCAGTTCGTCTCCCGCAGTCTGCAAAAGTTCGTCGCTATCCGTTACCCGTTCCGCCGCTAGTCGATCCCGCCGCTCCAATAACTGGCGGTGCTGCAAATCCAGGCGTTCGAGCGCCCGGTCAGCCGCCGTGACCCGAACCCGCAACGCCTCCAGGGCTGCGGCCTGACGGGCCGCTTCCTGGCGAGTGGTCTCGGCCCGGGCGCGGCATTGCTGATACGCCTCCTGCAACTGCTCGCGCCGCTCGCTCAATTCTGTCTGTTCCGTTTGCAAGTTCTCCAGGATCAACAGCGCATCCTCCAACCGCATCCGGGCCAGTTGCACTTGCTCCCGATCCTGTTCGCATTGAGCGTCGAGTTCCGCCTGTTCTTCGGCCAGTGTCTCGCGGCGCGCGCACGCCTGTTCCCAACGGGCCTGGGCGGTTTTGATGTCACTCTGTGCGTGAGCCTGATTGCGGTGTCCCTGATTGACAGCCTGCTGGGTTTCGCGGCGCTGTTGCTCCAATTCGCGTTGCCGGTCGCGGAGCTGGTCGAGTTGAGTGGTCTCCCGCTCGACGTCTACGGCATTGCCGTCCAGCCGCGTTTCCAGTTGGCGAATTTCCCGTTCCCGAGCCAATACGCCATCTTCTTCGCCGCCGCGCGCCAAACGTAGCCAATGACGACCGCAGAGCACGCCATCCGGCGTCACCAGGATTTCGCCAGGTTGCAAGTGCATACGGCTGGCCAAGGCTTCCGTAATGTTGGCCACCGTGCGCATTCGGTCCAGCAGCCCGGCCAGTGGCCAGGGGGCCTGGATGCGGGCCGACAGAGACCATCGCTCATCTCTCCCAACCCAGCTCGCTCCCGTCAATGAGGATGGCGTTTCATTAGGTAGAAGATCGGGAGCAGAGGAGACTGGGTCGCCGGGGGGTTCAAATAGAGTCAATCGGCCTTGGGAAAGCGACGCCTTAGCGGCAAGCGCCGGATCATCAAGCTGCGCCACGCAAATCGCATCCAACCATCCGGCCAGCGCGGCTTCGACGGCGACCTCCCAGCCCGCTTCCACATCCAACTGCTCGGCCAGACGCGGCGCATCGGTCAAGCCCTGAGTGTGCAACCAGTCTTGTAAACCGCTTGCCTGGCGTCCCAGCGCCGCTTCCTGCAAAGTCTGCAACGAGGCCCACCGTCCACGACCGGTTTGTAACCGTTCCTGGGCCGAGCGTAACCGCTGTTCGACTTGCTGACGCATCTCCCGTGTCGCGTTCAAGTCTGCTTCAACGCGCGCCAATTGTTCCTGAGCGCTGCGCAGGTCCTCAGTAATGCCCTGTTCGACTTCCCGTCGTTCGGCCAAGTCCTGTTCAAGGTCACTGTTAGCCAGTTGCTCCTGTTCAAAGCGCAAGCGCTCCAACCGCCGTTCGCCTTGCAGCAACTGATGGTCCAGATGTTCAATGCGGGTGCGTTCCACCTCGGCCTGACGCTGCGCTTCGCCACGGCGTCGACTAAAATCTTCCCAGTCCGCCTGACCTTCGCGCAAGGCGTTTTCGGCGGCGGACAACGCCGCGCTGGCCTCGGTTTCAGCGGTCAGCGCGCTTGCCAATTGCGGTTCAGCTTCCATCAAAGTAGTCGCCCACTCATCACGCTGTTCTCCATCCAGCGCCCGTTGCGTTTCGACCTGCTCCAATGCCGCCGAGGTCTGCCGCCAATCCTCCTCACGCCGCCGCCGCAACTCCTGTTGGTGCTGAAGGTATTGCTCCAGCCGGCTAATCTCGGCGCCCGCCTGGTAATAGCGCCCTTGGGCCGCGTTAAAAACCTCATTCAGCTCTAGCCGCCGCGCTCGACCGGTTTCCAGAGCAGCCTCTAACCGTCGCTGTTCCGCCAGCGTGGCTTCCAGCGCCGTTTCTTGCTGACGCTGTGCGTGTTCAAATTCAAGGATTTCGTTTTGCAACCTGCGCCAACGCAGAGTCAGCAGTTCCGCGCGCAACTGGCGCTCCTCAGCGCGAAAATCGCGGTACTGCTCCGCTGCCCTGGCCTGGCGTTGGAGATGTTGAAGCTGCCGGTTCAATTCCTCGCGCACGTCATTGAGCCGGTCAAGATTCTCCCGGGTATGGCGGATGCGGGTTTCGGTTTCGCGGCGCCGTTCCTTGTATTTGGAAATACCGGCGGCTTCCTCCAGAAAGAGACGCAGATCTTCTGGCCGGGCTTCAATCACCCGCGAGATCATGCCCTGTTCGATGATGGCGTAACTGCGTGGTCCCAGGCCCGTGCCCAGGAACAGATCGGCAATGTCGCGGCGCCGACAACGGCTGCCGTTCAGGAAATAACTCGACTGGCTATCGCGGCCCACCAGACGCTTGACGGCGATTTCAGCATAACTAGCCCAGGGACCGCCCAAGCGTCCCTCGCTGTTGTCGAACACTAATTCGATAGACGCCTGGCCGACCGGCTTGCGGCTGGCCGAGCCGTTAAAGATGACATCGGTCATACTCTCGCCGCGCAGGCTGCGCGCCGAGCTTTCACCCATCACCCAACGCACCGCGTCGATAACATTGGATTTTCCGCACCCATTCGGGCCGACGACGCCCATCAGATTACTAGGCAAATGCAATACAGTGGGATCCACGAAGGATTTGAACCCCACCAGCTTGATCTTACTCAACCGCATGGAAACGTGGGATATTCGCTCCGGACGGACTCAGGCGCGCCGGACCAGGGGGCGCAACACGGCTTCAATCGCGTCCATGTCGGGAATCACCACCAGCTGATCCTGATAACTGGCCCAACTCAGGACACCAAGCCGATCACGCTCGGCATCCGGGATTTCCCGGTCAAAGTCGAGATCCTCGCGTTGCAGATTCAGGGGGCGCGGCGCCGCGGTGCCGAGAAGGCCAAAGTGCGGCAAACGGGAATCCGTACTCAGGGTATTGACGATGATAATCCGGGAATTGAGATCCGCGTCAGGCGTGATCCGAAAGATTAGCCGCCCGAGACTCGCCAGCGGTGTGGTCAGATTATGCCACAACATGGCGCCGACGACCCAGTGCGGCGCAGCCTCGATCTGTAAGGGCGTAGCGAAGGGTAGCACTTCAACGACCAGACTGTTGGGCAGGATAACCTGTCCGCCCTGAACGGTTATCAGCAGGCAACGCAGGCTAGGGGAGGCATCCATTAAGTCATCAACTCCAGGGCGCGTTCGCCCAGAATATTACGGATCGATTCAATCAATTGATCTTCCTGATAAGGCTTGGTCAGGTAATCGTTGACGCCAAGGCGCATCGCCCGTTCACGATGCTTCTCGCCGCCGCGCGAAGTCACCATGATGATCGGTAAATGTCGTAAATTGCTCTGGTTGCGAACATGGGCCACGACTTCAAAGCCGTCCATGCGCGGCATTTCGATGTCGAGAATGGCGAGATCGGGCACCTGGGTCTGCAACATAGCGACCGCATCCATGCCATCT includes these proteins:
- the smc gene encoding chromosome segregation protein SMC gives rise to the protein MRLSKIKLVGFKSFVDPTVLHLPSNLMGVVGPNGCGKSNVIDAVRWVMGESSARSLRGESMTDVIFNGSASRKPVGQASIELVFDNSEGRLGGPWASYAEIAVKRLVGRDSQSSYFLNGSRCRRRDIADLFLGTGLGPRSYAIIEQGMISRVIEARPEDLRLFLEEAAGISKYKERRRETETRIRHTRENLDRLNDVREELNRQLQHLQRQARAAEQYRDFRAEERQLRAELLTLRWRRLQNEILEFEHAQRQQETALEATLAEQRRLEAALETGRARRLELNEVFNAAQGRYYQAGAEISRLEQYLQHQQELRRRREEDWRQTSAALEQVETQRALDGEQRDEWATTLMEAEPQLASALTAETEASAALSAAENALREGQADWEDFSRRRGEAQRQAEVERTRIEHLDHQLLQGERRLERLRFEQEQLANSDLEQDLAERREVEQGITEDLRSAQEQLARVEADLNATREMRQQVEQRLRSAQERLQTGRGRWASLQTLQEAALGRQASGLQDWLHTQGLTDAPRLAEQLDVEAGWEVAVEAALAGWLDAICVAQLDDPALAAKASLSQGRLTLFEPPGDPVSSAPDLLPNETPSSLTGASWVGRDERWSLSARIQAPWPLAGLLDRMRTVANITEALASRMHLQPGEILVTPDGVLCGRHWLRLARGGEEDGVLAREREIRQLETRLDGNAVDVERETTQLDQLRDRQRELEQQRRETQQAVNQGHRNQAHAQSDIKTAQARWEQACARRETLAEEQAELDAQCEQDREQVQLARMRLEDALLILENLQTEQTELSERREQLQEAYQQCRARAETTRQEAARQAAALEALRVRVTAADRALERLDLQHRQLLERRDRLAAERVTDSDELLQTAGDELADWLETRLAVEGELTDARQRLEAQDAELTAGEQARSRCERQAEAQRRQIEEQRLASSEGRVRQQSLREQLAELETDPETVMPTLPAEAFESDWLNRLEQIERRIQRLGAINLAAIQEFAELSERKDYLDAQNADLLEALATLETAIRQMDRETRARFRETFEQVNTGLQTLFPRLFGGGEAHLELTGEDVLDAGVAIMAKPPGKRIGSISLLSGGEKALTAVALVFAIFQLNPAPFCLLDEVDAPLDEANVRRFGALVQDMASRVQFVFITHNKATMEIADHLAGVTMQEPGVSRLVAVDVEAAVRLAGVG
- a CDS encoding chemotaxis protein CheW, which translates into the protein MDASPSLRCLLITVQGGQVILPNSLVVEVLPFATPLQIEAAPHWVVGAMLWHNLTTPLASLGRLIFRITPDADLNSRIIIVNTLSTDSRLPHFGLLGTAAPRPLNLQREDLDFDREIPDAERDRLGVLSWASYQDQLVVIPDMDAIEAVLRPLVRRA